Genomic DNA from Streptomyces sp. GS7:
CGCGGCCCGCCCGCACCCCATCCCGTTCCACGGCGAACTGGGCAGCCTCAACCCCGTCGTGGTCACCGAGGCCGCCGCGGTCGAGCGCGCCGAGCGGATCGGCGCCGGGCTGGCCGGCTCGATGACGCTGGGCACCGGGCAGTTCTGCGTCAAGCCGGGCCTCGTACTGGCCCCCGAGGGGGCGGCCGGCGACCGGCTGCTGGCCTCGCTGGCCTCGGCGGCCGCGGCGACCGAGGCGGGTGTGCTGCTCGACCACCGGATGCGCGACGCGTTCCTGGACGGCGTCCGCGACCGCACCCGACTCCCCGGCGTCCAGGCACCGTTGGCCCCCGGCGACGGGGACGGCGAACACACCGTCGGCGCCGGCTTCCTCACCGTCGCGGCCGCCCGGCTCGCCGACGGGGGCCCGCACGACCTGCTGCTGGAGGAGTGCTTCGGCCCGGTCACCGTCGTCGCCCGCTACGCCGACGACGCCGAGATCGGCGCCGTCCTCGCCCGGCTCCCCGGCAACCTCACCGCCACCCTCCAGCTCGGCGACGCGGAGAGCGCCGGCACCGACCCGGCGGGCCGCGGCGCCCGCCTGCTGGCCGAGGTCACCCCACTCGCCGGCCGCGTCGTCGTCAACGGCTGGCCCACCAGCGTCGCGGTCGCCCCCGCCCAGCACCACGGCGGCCCGTACCCGGCCGCCACCTCCACTTCCACCTCCGTCGGCGCGACCGCCGTCGAACGCTGGCTCCGCCCGGTCGCCTACCAGGACACCCCGCCGGCGCTGCTCCCGCCGGAGCTGCGGGACGGCAACCCGCTGGGGCTGCCGCGCCGGATCGACGGCCGGGCAGAGGGTGCGTAGGGCCCCGCAGGTGCACCCCGAGACCCGCGACCCCGCCCTCCAGGTCCGCTCCGCCACCCCCGCCGACCTGGAGCCCATCGCCGCCCTGCACACCGCCGCCCGCGCCGCGTACCTGCGCGGCCGGGTGCCGGACGCGCCCTTCGACACCCCCGCCGAGCACGCCCGGTGGCGGGACGCCTGGGCCCGGGTGCTGCACCAGGAAGGGACCCCGTCGCTGTGCGCGATACGCGGCGGCACCGTCGTCGGCGCCGCCTCGTACCGCCGCCGCACCGACCCCCGCGGCACCGTCGCACTGCACCAGCTGCACGTCGACCCCGCCCACTGGGGCACCGGCGTGGGCCGCGCACTGCACGCCGCCTGCCTGGACGCCTGGCGCACCGCCGGATTCTCCCGGGCCGTCCTCGACGTGCTCTGGCACAACCACCGCGCCCGCGCCTTCTACGCCCGCCTCGGCTGGGGCCCCGACCCGGACCGCCGCCCGGCCCCCGACGCCAGCCACCTCACCCTGACGCTCGCCCTGCCCGGCCGGGACGGCCGGCCGGTTCCCGCCGGGCCATGATCTGCAGCCGCTCGGCCGTCCGTCCGCTCAGCGTGCGGACCGTCTCGCGCCGCTCCCGCACCACCGAGAACCCCGCCGACCGCACCAGCTCCCGCAGCCGCTCCGGCGGATGGTGCCGGAAGACCCCGCCCTCGTCGGTCGCGAACACCCCGAACGTCCCGTACCGCTCCGCGAAGCGCCCGTAGCGCTCCTGGTTGTGCGCGTCGGCCTGGAGCGGCACATCGCTCAGGTACAGCACCCCGCCGGGGCGCACCAGCCGCCCCAGCTCCCCGGCGATCGCCCGCTGCTCCGCGTCCTCGGGGACACAGGTCAGCACCGCGAACAGCAGCGCCGCGTCGAAGCTCGCGTCCCCGAACGGCAGCGGCAGACCGGGCCGGTGCAGCAGCTCCAGCCCCGGGTGCTCGCGCCGCCCGCGCGCGATCAGCGCCGCGGACGGGTCGACCCCGCACACCGCCCCGTACCCCAGCCCGGCCAGCTCGGCGGTGAGCCGCCCGTAGCCGCAGCCGTAGTCCAGCACCCGCGCGGCGGGCGGCACGAACTCCGCCAGCAGCGCCGGGTCGAGCGGGTGGGTGAAGGTCTTGGCGGCCCCGGTCGTCTCCCAGAACCGGTCCGGCCCCTGCGGCGATGGCGTGGTCATACCGGGACGGTACCCGCGGAATACTCCGCAATCCTGCGCTGTTGGACCAGGTCACACCCGCACGCCCGCTCCCACCGAGCACGACGAGGAAAGCCAGCCACTCCATGCGCGTCGAAATCTGGTCCGACATCGCCTGCCCCTGGTGCTACATCGGCAAGGCCCGCTTCGCGTCGGGGCTCGCCGCCTTCGCGCACCGCGACGACGTCGAGGTCGTCCACCGCTCCTTCGAGCTGGACCCGAACGCCCCGGCGCCCACCGACATCCCCGTCCTCGACATGCTCGCGCGGAAGTACCGCGTCACCCGCACCGAGGCCGAGGCGATGGAGGCCCGGGTCGCCGAGGCGGCGTCCGGCGAGGGCCTGGACTACCGCTCCGACCGCATCCACGGCAACACCTTCGACCTGCACCGTCTCCTCCACCTAGCCAAGGACCACGGCGTCCAGGACGCCCTGCTGTCCGCCCTCTACGACGCCAACTTCGCCCAGGCCCGGCCGCTCGGCGACCCTGCCGAGCTGACCCGGATATCCGTGGCCGCCGGCCTTCCCGCCGACGAGGTCGCCCGCGTGCTGGCCGACCCGGACGCCTACGCCGAGGCGGTGCGGGCCGACGAGCGCGCCGCCGCCGAGCTCGGTGCCACCGGCGTGCCCTTCTTCGTCATCGACCGCCGCTACGGCGTCTCCGGGGCCCAGCCCGCCGAGGTCTTCCGCCAGGCCCTGGAGCGCGCCCACGCCGACGGCGCCGTGCGGATCCTGCCGGCCGGCGACGCGGAGGTTTGCGGCGACGAGGGCTGCGCCGTCCCGGAACGGTAGGGCCGCAACGGGACGGTCCGGCGCGGCTCCCGTGAGATGGACGCCGCGCTGTTCGCCGAGCACAGTGGGGCCATGCTGCGATACGAGGCACTGGGCGGGGACGAATTCGCCCCCGAGACGGTCTACCTGAACTCGGCGTCCAGCGGGCTGCTGCCCGCGCGGAGCGCCGCCGCGCTGCGGGAGGCGCTGACGGAGTCGGCGTCGTACGGCACGATGGGGCGCGACTACTTCGCTCCGGCCACGGCCGCGCGGCGGGCGTTCGGGCGGCTGACGGGGGTGCCCGAGGAGCGGGTGGCCCTGGGCAGTTCGGTCGCGGTGCGGTCGGCGTTCGTGGCGGCCTCGCTGCCCGCGGGCGCCGAAGTGCTGGTCGCCGAGGGGGACTTCAGCTCGCTGGTGAACCCGCTGGCGGCGCACCCCGGCTGCACGGTCCGCGCGGTACCGCTGGAGGCGCTCGCCGAGGAGGTACGGCCCCGGACGGCACTGGTCGCGGTGAGCGCGGTACAGGCGCTGGACGGCCGG
This window encodes:
- a CDS encoding aldehyde dehydrogenase (NADP(+)), producing MAAAAPVWSVDPRTGKRRERVALEATTDAVDTAVRAAHTARGALADRPPRAALLRRAADLLDAAGEEIVAAADAETALGPARLTGELARTTYQLRSFAAIVDEGGFLDVLIDRPDPGLTPPRPDLRRYKIPLGAVAVYAASNFPLAFSVPGGDTASALAAGCPVVVKAHPDHPATSELCAGLLRRAAVETGLPADAVGLVHGFRAGVDLVRHPLIAAAGFTGSVRGGRALYDAAAARPHPIPFHGELGSLNPVVVTEAAAVERAERIGAGLAGSMTLGTGQFCVKPGLVLAPEGAAGDRLLASLASAAAATEAGVLLDHRMRDAFLDGVRDRTRLPGVQAPLAPGDGDGEHTVGAGFLTVAAARLADGGPHDLLLEECFGPVTVVARYADDAEIGAVLARLPGNLTATLQLGDAESAGTDPAGRGARLLAEVTPLAGRVVVNGWPTSVAVAPAQHHGGPYPAATSTSTSVGATAVERWLRPVAYQDTPPALLPPELRDGNPLGLPRRIDGRAEGA
- a CDS encoding GNAT family N-acetyltransferase; the encoded protein is MHPETRDPALQVRSATPADLEPIAALHTAARAAYLRGRVPDAPFDTPAEHARWRDAWARVLHQEGTPSLCAIRGGTVVGAASYRRRTDPRGTVALHQLHVDPAHWGTGVGRALHAACLDAWRTAGFSRAVLDVLWHNHRARAFYARLGWGPDPDRRPAPDASHLTLTLALPGRDGRPVPAGP
- a CDS encoding class I SAM-dependent methyltransferase, whose protein sequence is MTTPSPQGPDRFWETTGAAKTFTHPLDPALLAEFVPPAARVLDYGCGYGRLTAELAGLGYGAVCGVDPSAALIARGRREHPGLELLHRPGLPLPFGDASFDAALLFAVLTCVPEDAEQRAIAGELGRLVRPGGVLYLSDVPLQADAHNQERYGRFAERYGTFGVFATDEGGVFRHHPPERLRELVRSAGFSVVRERRETVRTLSGRTAERLQIMARREPAGRPGRAGRASG
- a CDS encoding DsbA family oxidoreductase; the protein is MRVEIWSDIACPWCYIGKARFASGLAAFAHRDDVEVVHRSFELDPNAPAPTDIPVLDMLARKYRVTRTEAEAMEARVAEAASGEGLDYRSDRIHGNTFDLHRLLHLAKDHGVQDALLSALYDANFAQARPLGDPAELTRISVAAGLPADEVARVLADPDAYAEAVRADERAAAELGATGVPFFVIDRRYGVSGAQPAEVFRQALERAHADGAVRILPAGDAEVCGDEGCAVPER